TGCTCGCCGGGGATGTAGTCGATCTCGCCGCCCTTGGTGCGGACGAGGACGCGGTCCTCCTCGAACTCGCCGTTCTCCTTGAGCGGCGCGTTCGCCTGCGCGATGACGTGGCGGTCCTCGTCGTCGGCCGTGAGGTAGTGCACCTCGTCCGTGACCTTGCCGTCGACGACCTTGCGGTACGGGGTCTCGACGAAGCCGAACGGGTTGATACGACCGAACGACGCGAGCGAGCCGATCAGACCGATGTTCGGGCCCTCAGGGGTCTCGATCGGGCACATGCGGCCGTAGTGCGACGGGTGGACGTCACGGACCTCCATGCCGGCGCGGTCACGGGACAGACCACCCGGGCCGAGGGCCGACAGACGCCGCTTGTGCGTCAGGCCCGCGAGCGGGTTGTTCTGGTCCATGAACTGCGAGAGCTGCGACGTGCCGAAGAACTCCTTGATCGACGCCACGACCGGGCGGATGTTGATCAGGGTCTGCGGCGTGATGGCCTCGACGTCCTGCGTCGTCATGCGCTCGCGCACGACGCGCTCCATCCGGGACAGGCCCGTGCGGACCTGGTTCTGGATGAGCTCGCCGACCGCGCGGATGCGGCGGTTGCCGAAGTGGTCGATGTCGTCCGTCTCGACGCGGACCTCGATCGCCTCGCCGTTGCGCGTGCCGGGCAGCGTCGTGGCGTCGATGTGCAGCGCCGCGAGGTACTTGATCGTCGCGACGACGTCCTCGAGCGAGAGCACCGAGTCGGTGAGCGCGGCGTCCCGGCCGAGCTTCTTGTTGACCTTGTAGCGGCCGACCTTCGCGAGGTCGTAGCGCTTGGAGTTGAAGTAGAAGTTCTCCAGCAGGGCGCGGCCGGCCTCGACCGTCGGCGGCTCGCCCGGGCGGATCTTGCGGTAGAGGTCGAGCAGCGCCTCGTCCTGCGTCTGGACGTGGTCCTTCTCGAGCGTCTCGATGACGGCCGGGTACGCGGCGAACTCCTCGCGGATCTCGCCCTCGGTCATGCCGAGCGCCTTGAGCAGGACGGTCGCGTTCTGCTTGCGCTTGCGGTCGACGCGCACGCCGACGTTGTCGCGCTTGTCGATCTCGAACTCGAGCCACGCGCCACGGCTCGGGATGACCTTGGCCGTGAGGATGTCCTTGTCGGACGTCTTGTCCGCCGTGCGCTCGAAGTAGACGCCCGGGGAACGCACGAGCTGCGAGACGACGACGCGCTCGGTGCCGTTGATGATGAACGTGCCGCGCTCGGTCATGAGGGGGAAGTCACCCATGAAGACCGTCTGCGACTTGATCTCACCGGTCGTGTAGTTGACGAACTCGGCGGTGACGAACAGCGGCGCGGCGAAGGTGAAGTCCTTCTCCTTGCACTCCTCCGCCGTGTACTTCGGCGGCTCGAAGCGGTGCTCGCGGAAGGAGAGCGACATGGTGCCGCCGAAGTCCTCGATCGGGGAGATCTCCTCGAAGATCTCCTCGAGGCCGGCGGTCTGCGGGACGTCGTTGCGACCCGCCTCGACCGCTGCCGCCACGCGCGCCTGCCAGCGCTCGTTGCCCAGGAGCCAGTCCATGCTCTCGGTCTGCAGACCGAGCAGGTCGGGGACCTCGAGGGGCTCGTGGATCTTGGCGAAGGAGATGCGGCGAGAGGCGGTGCGGTTCGCGATGGCGTCGGCGGTCGGTGCAGAAGGGGTGCGCGAGGCAGCCAAGAGGGGTCCTTCCCTGCGGTCGAGAGCACGCTGCGCTGCCTGGCAAGGCGCGATCCCCGGCCGCGACGACGGTGTTCGACGCGCACGTACGTCGAGCTCCGAGTCGGGATATCTGAGATCGCGGGCACAGGCCAGCGCAAAGCGCTAGCATACTCGGCCCTGGCGCGAAAGTCCACCGGCTTCCGGCGCGCTCTCGTCGCACCCGCTCCAGCCGGACCCTGCGGTCCGCGGCCGCGCCCGGCCCTCCGGCCGGACGGGCGACCTCGTCGTCGCCGCGGCCATGGTGGCACACGAGCCGCGCCCGGGGGAAGCCGGAGGCCACGACGCTCTCCCGGCTGCCGTCCGTGGGGACGACGAAGGCCCGCCGCCCCACGCGGGGGTGACGGGCCTTCGTGCGTGAGCACCTCCGCTCCGGGGCGAGGCCCCGGGCGGAGTCAGGTCACTTGAGCTCGACGCTCGCGCCGGCGCCCTCGAGCTGCGCCTTCGCCTTCTCGGCCGTCTCCTTGTTGACGCCCTCGAGAACCGGCTTCGGCGCCTCGTCGACGAGGTCCTTGGCCTCCTTGAGGCCGAGCGACGTGAGCGCGCGCACCTCCTTGATGACCTGGATCTTCTTGTCACCGGCGGCGAGCAGGACGACGTCGAACGAGTCCTTCTCCTCCTCGGCGGGGGCGTCCGCGCCCGCACCACCGGCGGCCGGCGCGGCGGCGACGGCGACGGGGGCAGCGGCGGTGACCTCGAAGACCTCCTCGAAGGCCTTCACGAACTCGGACAGCTCGATCAGGGTCAGGCCCTTGAACTGCTCGATGAGCTCCTCGGTGCTGAGCTTCGCCATGAGAGGCGTTCCTTTCTTCGGTGCTCCGCGACGCGTCGTGCGTCGGAAGCGGGATGTGGGGTGATGCGCGGAGCGCTGACCAGGCCGGGGCCCGGGTCAGGCAGCCGCACCTTCCGACTCCTGCTTCTGACGCAGGGCATCGATGACACGAGCGGCCTGGGCGGTGTTCGCGGTGAAGACGTAGGCAGCCTGGTAGAGCTTGGCCTTCATCGCGCCGGCCGCCTTGGCCAGCAGGACCTCACGGGACTCGAGGTCCGCGAGCTTGGTGACCTCCGCGGCGGTCAGGGCGCGTCCGTCGAGGACACCACCCTTGATGACCAGCGCGGGGTTCGCCTTGGCGAAGTCACGCAGACCCTTGGCGGCCTCGACCGGGTCGCCGGTGACGAAGGCGATCGCCGACGGGCCCGCGAGCGCGTCGTCGAGGCCCGTCAGGCCGGCTTCCTTGGCCGCGATCGCGGTCAGCGTGTTCTTCACCACGGCGTAGGTTGCGTTGCCGCCGAGCGCGCGACGCAGCGTCTTGAGCTGCGCCACGGAGAGCCCGCGGTACTCGGTCAGCACGGCCGCGTTGGACGCACGGAACTTGTCCGCGATCTCCGCGACGGCGGCTGCCTTGTCCGGCCTCGCCATGGCAATCCTTCCGATGGTGGTGCCGGTCGGTCCCCAGAACGACGAAGAGCCCCGCGCAGGCGCGGGGCTCGACAGGGCGGGGCGGACGAACCGCACCATCATGTGGAACTCTCACCTGCGCTGGCCTCCGCGAGCTGCGGGACTTCGGTCGCTCCGACGAACGGAGACGACGACCGGCGGTCTTGGGCCCCACGAGACTACGGCAGCGACGGCCGACGACCAAATCGCCGCCGGACCCCGCGCACGAGGGCTCGGTCACACGGGCGCGCCCAGGCACACGAGAGGCACCAGCCCACCGCCACCGCGCTCGTGCTCCGCGCACGCCTGCGCGACCGCCGCAGCCACCGGCACGCCTGCGCGCATGCGCTCGTGCACGCCCGACATCACGTGCATCGCGGTCTCGTCGGGCAGCGGCGCGATCGCCGCCACCACGCACGGCACGCCCGTGCGCAGCAGCACGCTCGCCAGGCCCAGCGCCTCTCCCCCGGCCCGGATCGTCGCACGGCCGACCTCGCACGACGACAGCAGGACGAGGTCGGGCACCCGGCCGCCCGCGTCCAGCTCGTGCGCGAACAACGGGCCGTCGGCCAGCCGCAGCGACGAGAACAACGGGTTGTCCGGCTCGTGCCGCCCGTGCGCCGCGAGGTGCACCACACCCGGAGACGCGAGCGCCTCGGCGACGTTCGCGACGCTCGCCTCGTCCTCGACCAGCACACGCGCACCCGGCCACAGCTTGGCGACGTGCCGCGCCTCGTCGGCCGCGTGCACCAGGCCCGGGCCCGCGGCCGCCGTCAGCGGGGCGTCCGGCAGGCCCGCGCCCGCGTACCGCATCCAGTGGTGCACCGAAGGTGCGACGACCGTGGGCGCGCCCCGCCGGGAGGGCAGCATCGACCACGGCAGCACGCCCAGCCACCCGCCCGCGACGACGACGAGCTCGTCCGCGCCGTCGAGCACCGGCCGCACCACCGCGTCGAGCCGCTCGAGCGCACCCCGCAGCGACCGTTCCGCGACCGCACGCAGCTCCGCGGGCACCAGCGGGTTCGCGACGACCTCGAGGTCCGCGTGCACGCGCCGCACGAGCTCCGCGGCCGGCGCGGCCTCCCCCAGGTCGGCCAGCTCGGACCCCGCCACGCCCATGCTCACCGCGAGCAGGCGCCCCTCGTGGTCGATCACGTCGAGCAGCAGGGTCTGCGGACGTCGCGCGAGCAGCGCGCGCACCTCGTGCGCCCGACCCTCGCGCTCGTCGCGCGCGCTGCGCCCCGGCTCGTGCCACGACCGCGCGAGGATCTCCAGCTTGAGGCGCTGCGCGTCCGCGATCAGCTTGCGCCGCTCCGGGTCCGCCGCGGGACGGCCCGTGACGGGACGGCTGCCCTCCACGAGCCTGCGCAGCTGCGCGAGCAGCTCGGCCGTGCGGGGGTCGCGGGGCGGGTTGACGCGCGGCGCCCCGCCCATGACCGCACGCACGCGCTCGGCCGACTCGAGCACGCGCTCGGGGTGCCCCGTCGCGAGCGCGAGCCGCATGTCGAGCTCCGCGAGCGCCGTGCCGTGCACCGCGCCCGCCGTGCGCAGGTCGAGCGAGCCGAACCGGCTGCGGTGCAGCGCGAGGTCCCGCTGCCCCGCCCGCACGTGGTGCGCCGCCCGGTCGGGGCGGCCCGCCGCCACCGCCAGCAGCGCCCGGATCCGACGACCGTGCAGGCGCAACGTCAGCGGCTCCTCGGCCTGCACCGTGCCCAGCCCGTCGAGCACCCGCTCGGGGTCCGGCCCCACGCCGCGCGCCAGGTCCGCCTCGATGCGCAGGTAGGACGCCGCCCGCTGCCACGTCGGCCGACCGGTCGTCCGGCACAGCTCCTCGACCTCCGCGGCCCGCCGCGCCACGCCCGCCCAGCCGCTGCGCGACGCGCGGCCCTCGCTCTGGCGTGCCAGCACCCCCGCGTCCGCCTGCAGCTCCAGCAGCGACGAACGCACCACCCACGCCTCGTCGCCGCGCCGCGCGAATCGGCGCCGCGCGCTCGACGCCCAGTGCCGCGCGGCGACCGGGTCGCCGCGCAGCAGCGCGCACTCCGCACGACCCAGCTCGCACTCCGCCACCTCGCGCGGCAGCTTCTCGTCGGCGAACATCTGCGCGGCCTGCGCGAGCGTCGCGTCCGCGACGCCGACCAGGCCCGCCTCCAGCAGCACCTCGCTACGGTCCCGCAGCGCCGTGGGCCGCACCGGCCCGGGCAGGCTGCGGGCCGCCGCCTCCATCGTCGCGAGCGCCTCCGGCAGACGCCCCTCCCGGAAGTGCACGTACCCGAGGTTGTGCTCCGCCTTGAACACCAGCAGGTCGAAACCCGCGTCGCGCGCCCGGCGCGCGCACTCCGAGTAGTCCGCGCGCGCCGCCGCCGTGTCCCGACGCTCGCTGTGCAGCGTGCCGCGGTTGAGCAGCGCGCGGCACCCGTCCACGGGGTCCGCGACGTCGAGCTGCGCGACCGCGGCGTCCAGCGCGACGAGCGCCTCGTCCTGCCGCCCGCCGCGCAGCGCCAGCAGCCCCCGCACCCCCGCCGCCGCGGGGACGATACCCGGCCACGCGTGCGCGGCACCCGCCGCGACGAGCCCGTCGAGCTGCGCGAGTGCCGCCTGCGGACCGCCGCGCGTCTCGAACTCGCACTTCGCGAGCTCCATGAGCGCCCGCGCTCGCACGCGCACGCGCAACGGGTCGGTCAGCTCGTCGTCGCCCGGGAGCCGGTCGAGGCGCCCGAGCGCCGCGACCAGCCGACGACGCGCCTGGTTCGGGTGGCCCTCGGCGTTGTCCGCCTCGGCCAGGGCGACGTCCACCGCCACGCGCTCGAGAGCGGTGCGGTGGTCGCCGCCCGGCAGCGGCCCGGCGGAGGCCGGACCGGAGCGTTCGGCCATGGTGCCCGCTAGAGCTCGATCTGCGGGGTCACGACCGGCATGGTCGGGTCCGACGGGCGGCGCAGCACGAGCCGCGCGGGACCCCGGTGCAGGTCGACGAACGCGAACCGACCGTCCTCGTCCGACGTCGTCGTCGTGACGTGGCCCGACTGGTGCAGCTCGACGGCGAGCTCCCCCGCGGGCGCGGCCCACCCGTCGACGCGTACCAGGTCGTTCTCGTGGTGCACGGAGATCATCACGGTCAGGACGTCCGTGGTGAACGTGATCGTGCCGGCCTCGATGCTCGTCTCGTCGGTCCGTACCGCGAGCGCCGGCTCGCCGACGAGGTGCAGTTCGGCGAGCTCCGCGTGCAGGGCCTCCATCGTCAGGGCCAGGCCGATGCTGTCGACCAGCCCCTCGGGCACGGGGTCCGCAGCGTCCACGAGCGCGGCGAGACGGTCGAGGATCTCGATGTCGAGGTCGTCGACGGCGCCCCCGGCGAGCAGGGCGACGGTGACGTCGTCGGGGGTCATGACATGCTCCAGGAAGGGTCGGAGGCGAGGGCTGCGCGCAGCTTGGCGAGGCAGCGCCCGCGCGTGGGGCCGATGCTGCCCACCGGCATGCCCAGGGACTGGGAGACGACGGCGTAGTCGGGTCGGTCGACCATGGCGACCAGGCCGAGCAGGCGACGGCACCGCTCCGGCAGGGTGCGCACGTTGTCCCACAGGACACGGTCCCGCTCGTCGCGCACCGCACGGACGTCCGGCAGCTCGTCGGCCGGCGCCGCGAGCCACTCGGTCGCGGCCTCGTCCGAGTCCGTGCGGGCGGCCTCCTCGCGCGAGCGGCGCACCGCACGCCAGGCCGCGCGCTTCGCGGTGACGAGCGTCCACTGCAACGTCGCCCGGGGGTCGCGGATCGTGTCGATCTCACGCACCAGCGCGAGCCACACGTTCTGCACGATGTCCTGGGCCTGCTCCGTGCCGGCGCCCTGCGCCCGCACGGTGTGCCACAGCAGCGGCGTCATCACCTGCACGAGAGCCGCGAGCGGCGCAGGATCGCCGTCGCGGTACGCCAGCACAGCCCGGGCCGCCTGGTCGGCGAGCCCCTCCCCCTGGCCGCGGAGCGCGGTGTCCACCGGCTCCACCAGGTCGTCACTCATCATTGGCCCCTCACTCGACCGGTCCCGTCGGGCGGCCGTCCCATGACACTAGGACGGCCTGGACAAACCCGACAAGCACGTTGGCGCACGCGGAGCCGGGTCGTCGTCGAGGAGCACGCGCGCGGGACCCAGATACGCACCGGACGGACAGCGGGTGAAGTTCACCCGAGCGGGTGACGGGCGCACTAGCGTTCAGCCAGGGGGCGCCCGCGCCGGCCCGCACCGGCGCGCACGACGACGAGGTCCGCGCAGGTCAGGCGCAAGTCAGGCGGGCGCAGATGTATCAGGCCCGCCCCCCGACGCTCCTGACCGGCGGCCCTCGCAGCCCCTGGCCACCGTCACCCGTCTTGAGGAGTGTCGTCCCGATGACCGAGCAGGACCCCCGCACCGACCCGACGCCCGAGCCCGACGAGGCGCAGCCCACGGCGACCCGACCGCTCGAGGAGCGCGCCCGGATCCGCCCCACCAAGCGTGGCGTCGAGGACGTCCTGCTCTCCCGCTCCGGCGTCGTCGGCGTCGACATCGCCGAGAAGTGGTCCCAGGGCCGCCCCACCGGGCAGCAGGCCATCGTCGTGCACGTCGAGCGCAAGCGCCCCCTCGACGAGCTGTCCGACGACGAGCGCATCCCCGCCGAGTACGACGGCGTGCCCACCGACGTCGTCAGCGGCCGCGTCTCGCCGCTGGCCGCCACCGGCGGCACCGGTGCCGCGGGCCACGCCGCGCGCGTGCGTCCCCTCGCCGGAGGGCTGAGCATCGGCCCGTCCGACGCCGTGACCATCCCCGTCGAGGGCCGCGCGCAGCTGCGCAGCGTCAACGGCACCCTCGGGGTCGTCGTGCGCGAGCGCCACACCGGGCGCCCGTTCGCGCTCACCAACTGGCACGTCGCCGCAGGTGACGGGCGCGAGGACGTCGGGTCGTCGTGGCTGCAGCCCGCGATCGCCGACGGCGGACGCGCACGCGCGGACCGGTTCGGCGCGCTCGTGCGCGGCGCCGTCACCGACCGTATGGACGCCGCCGTCGTCGCGCTCGCACCCGGCGCGCCGTGGGTCCCCGGCATCGTCGGGATCGGCGCCGTCACCGGCGCAGGCCCCGCCGTCGTCGGCTCGACCGTCAGCAAGTCCGGACGCACGACCGGCCTGACCGTCGGCACCGTCGTGTCCACCGACTACACGACGGCCGTCGACTTCGGGCCCGGCGTCGGGCTGCGCACGCTGCGCGACCAGATCCGCGTCGAGCCCGCCGACGGCGCCGAGCGGTTCTCCGCCGGCGGGGACTCCGGCTCCGTGATCGTCGACGAGGACGGGGTCGTCGTCGGGCTGCTGTGGGCCGGCGAGGACGACGGGAGCTTCTCCGTCGCGAGCCCCATCGACGTCGTGCTCGACACGCTGGGGGTGTCCGTGGCCGCCGCGCCCCGCACGTGGCGCGACCGGCTGCGGGCCACGTCAGGGCGCCGGGCGTCGGGGGGCGCCCGCACCGACGGCGCGGACGGCGCCGCGGCCGACGCCTCCGGCGACCGGGACGCGCAGGGGGCGTCCCGGCTCGCCGGGGCGTCGACCCAGCCGTTCACCGAGCCGTTCACCGAACCGTTCACCGAGGCGCTCGGAGCGAACCCGTTCACGGAGCCGTTCACCGAGCCCTTCACGGAGCCCTTCACCGAGCCCTTCACGGAGCCCTTCACGGAGCCGTTCACCGAGGCGCTCGGTACGAACCCGTTCACGGAGCCCTTCACGGAGCCGTTCACGGAGCCCTTCACCGAGGCGCTCGGAGCGAACCCGTTCACCGAGCCGTTCACCGAGCCGTTCACCGAGCCGTTCACCGAGCCGTTCACGGAGCCCTTCACGGAGCCGTCTACCGAGGCACTCGGAGCGAACCCGTTCACCGAGCCGTTCACCGAGCCCTTCACGGAGCCGTTCACGGAGCCGTTCACCGAGGCACTGGGAGCGAACCCGTTCACGGAGCCGTTCACGGAGCCGTTCACGGAGCCGTTCACCGAGCCGTTCACGGAGCCGTTCACCGAGGCCGCCGCCGACGCCCGGCGGACGCGCGCGGCGTACGTCGCGGGCCGGCGGATCGGGGTCACGCAGGCACGTGCCGCGTACGCGGCGGGTGTCCGCGCGGGTCGTCGCGCGGGGGCGGCGGCGAGTGGCGCGACGGCGACGCGCGTCGCACGGCAGGCGTACCGCGCGGGCTACGTCGCGGCGTACCGCGCCGCGGTCAAGGCGCTCGCCCTCCGGGCGCAGGCCGCCCGTCGCGGTGCGGCGCGTTCGGCCTACGTCGCGGGCTTCCGCGCCGGCGTGCGGGCTGCGGGGAGCTCGGGGGGAGACTCCCGCAGCTGAGCGGACGCCGGTCCGCGGGTACGACGAAGGGTCCGACCCCCGTGGGGGTCGGACCCTTCGTGCTGGTGGACCGTGCTCGGTCCTCAGACGTGCTGGGGACTCAGTCCTCGTCCTCGGCGGTCAGGTTCCGGGTCTTGTTCTGGTCGAGCAGGATCCCGGGGCCGTTCGTGGTCGAGATGGTCGCCTTGGTGATGTAGCGGCCCTTCGACGCGGCGGGCTTGAGACGCAGGATCTCGTCGAGCGCCGCGGCGTAGTTCTCGACCAGCGCGACGTCGGAGAACGACGTCTTGCCGATGATGAAGTGCAGGTTGGCGTGACGGTCCACGCGGAACTCGATCTTGCCGCCCTTGATGTCCGCGACGGCCTTGGCCACGTCCATCGTCACGGTGCCGGTCTTCGGGTTCGGCATGAGACCACGCGGGCCCAGGACCTTGCCGAGTCGACCGACCTTGCCCATGAGGTCCGGGGTCGCGACCGCGGCGTCGAAGTCGGTCCAGCCGCCGGCGACCTTCTCGATGAGCTCGTCGCCGCCGACCTCGTCCGCACCGGCGGCGCGGGCCTGCTCGGCACGCTCGCCGTTCGCGAACACGATCACGCGCGCGGTCTTGCCGGTGCCGTGGGGCAGGTTGACCGTGCCACGGACCATCTGGTCCGCCTTGCGCGGGTCGACACCGAGTCGGAAGACGACCTCGACGGTCGCGTCGAACTTGGAGACGGAGGTCTCCTGCGCCAGACGGACGGCCGCGAGGGGGCTGTAGACCTTGCCGTCCTCGATCTTCTCGACGGCGGCGCGGTACGCCTTGCTGTGCTTGGGCATCTGCTTCTCCTTGGTGAGCAGTCGTGGTCAGACGGGCCGCACAGGGCCCTGCCACTGGGGGTGGGGACGAGGGGTCAGCCCTCGACCTTGATACCCATCGACCGGGCGGTGCCGGCGATGATCTTCTCGGCCGCGTCGAGGTCGTTCGCGTTGAGGTCCTCGAGCTTGGTGGACGCGATCTCGCGCACCTGCTCGCGGGTCAGCGTCGCGACCTTGACCGTGTGCGGCGTGGGCGAGCCCTTGGCGACGCCCGCGGCCTTCTTGATGAGCTCGGCGGCCGGCGGCGTCTTCGTGATGAACGTGAACGAGCGGTCCTCGTACACGGTGATCTCGACGGGGATGACGTTGCCGCGCTGCGACTCGGTCGCCGCGTTGTACGCCTTGCAGAACTCCATGATGTTCACGCCGTGCTGACCGAGCGCGGGGCCGATCGGCGGGGCGGGCGTGGCCGCACCGGCGTTGATCTGGAGCTTGATGAGGCCGGTGACCTTCTTCTTGGGGGGCATGACGCCACCTCTTCCTTGCTTGTGGGCCGACGCCGTGGGCGATGACCCGGTTGCAGGTCGTGCCCGCGGCGCGGGCACGAGACGCCCCGAGGGGCGCGTCCGGTCAGATCTTGGCGACCTGGCTGAACGACAGCTCGACCGGGGTCTCCCGGCCGAAGATGGAGACGAGCACCTTGAGCTTCTGCGCCTCGGCGTTGATCTCGGAGATCGTCGCGGGCAGCGTGTCGAAGGGGCCGTCGGTGACCGTGACCGACTCGCCGACCGTGAAGTCGACCTGGATCGCGGCGGCGGCCTTCGCCGCGGCGGCCGGGGCCGCCGGGGCCTTCGTCTCGAGCGTGGGCGCGAGCATCGAGAAGACCTCGTCCAGCGTGAGCGGGACGGGCTGGTGCGTGTGCCCGACGAAGCCCGTGACGCCCGGCGTGTGCCGCACGGCGCCCCACGACTCGTCGGTCAGGTCCATGCGCACGAGGACGTAGCCGGGGATCCGGACGCGGCGCACGACCTTGCGCTGCGCGTTCTTGATCTCCACGACCTCCTCCATGGGGACCTCCACCTGGTAGATGAAGTCCTCCATGTTGAGGCTCTGCGTGCGGTTCTCGAGGTTCGCCTTCACGCGGTTCTCGTAGCCCGCGTAGGAGTGGATGACGAACCAGTCACCGGGCAGGCTGCGCAGACGCGCCTTGAACGCGGCGACCGGGTCCTCGTCGGGGTCGACCTCGTCGCTCTCCTCGGCACCGGGCTCGTCGGCCGGCTCCTCGGTGGCGGACTCGTCGACGACGACCTCGTCGGACGCAACCTCGTCCGCGACCGACGCCTCGACGGCGTCGACCGACTCCACGGCGTCCGACAGCTCGACGTCGGCCGGGGTGGGCTCAGACGACTCGTGCGACACGTACGAACCTGCTTTCTTCCAGTGCGGAGGTGCGGCTCGACCGAGCCTGGCGGGCCACGCGGGCCGCGGGGGTCAGCCCCCGAAGACCCAGAACGTGACCTTGCCGATGCCCAGGTCGACCAGGGTGACGAACGCCATGACCACGGCGACGAACACCAGCACGACCGACGTGTAGGTGATGAGGTCCTGCCGCGTGGGGCGGACCACCTTCTTGAGCTCGGCGACGACCTGGCGCACGAACAGCGCGATGCGCGCGAACAGGCCACGGCGCTCGCCGGACGGGGCCTTCGGCGCGGTCTTCCGCGCCGAACCCTCGGCGCCGGACGCCGCGGAGGCTGCGGTTTCGCTCACGTGTCGGCCTCTGTGTCTCGTCGATGCTCGGACTGTCCCTGTCTGCACGGGAGTGCAGACAGGGAGATTGCGCAGGGCAGACAGGACTCGAACCTGCAACCTGCGGTTTTGGAGACCGCTGCGCTACCAATTGCGCCACTGCCCTACGGCGGTCCCGGTCCAGGACGACGAGCTCCCCACGTGCTCAGGAGCATGCTCCCGAGGCCCGTGCGGGCACAGGTCATCTTGGCGAACGTCAACCGCCGGTGGACAACCATACGGGACGGAGCGCCCCGGGTCGAACCGCGTCCGGGACGAACCGACGAGGGGCACGCGACGGGCGGCCGACGGGCACCCGGCGGACGGCGCACGGACGGCGCACGGACGGCACCCGAGCGCTGCTCGCGCACCGGAATGCGCACGCGTCCGGCGCGTGACCTCTGCCACTATGACCGGGTGAGCCAGCAGACGTCGCAGCCCCGTTCCCGTGTCTCGAAGCGCCTCGCCGCCATCGCACCCTCGGCGACGCTCGCGGTCGACGCGAAGGCCAAGGCCCTCAAGGCCGCGGGCCGCCCCGTGATCGGCTTCGGTGCGGGCGAGCCGGACTTCCCCACGCCGAGCGCGATCGTCGACGCCGCCGCGGCCGCGGTGCACGACCCCACGAACCACCGGTACACCCCGGCCGCCGGCCTGCCGGCGCTGCGCGAGGCGATCGCCGCCAAGACGCTGCGCGACTCGGGCTAC
The sequence above is a segment of the Cellulomonas palmilytica genome. Coding sequences within it:
- the nusG gene encoding transcription termination/antitermination protein NusG, with protein sequence MSHESSEPTPADVELSDAVESVDAVEASVADEVASDEVVVDESATEEPADEPGAEESDEVDPDEDPVAAFKARLRSLPGDWFVIHSYAGYENRVKANLENRTQSLNMEDFIYQVEVPMEEVVEIKNAQRKVVRRVRIPGYVLVRMDLTDESWGAVRHTPGVTGFVGHTHQPVPLTLDEVFSMLAPTLETKAPAAPAAAAKAAAAIQVDFTVGESVTVTDGPFDTLPATISEINAEAQKLKVLVSIFGRETPVELSFSQVAKI
- the secE gene encoding preprotein translocase subunit SecE, whose amino-acid sequence is MSETAASAASGAEGSARKTAPKAPSGERRGLFARIALFVRQVVAELKKVVRPTRQDLITYTSVVLVFVAVVMAFVTLVDLGIGKVTFWVFGG